TTCTCTTTGCCATATAGTTCCGCCAGATTGATCGAGTTATGCCAAAGCGCGTCCTGCAACGCCCGCCGCGCTGCCTGTGTGTAGTCTTGGCGGCGCAGGGACGTGCCCATGCCGAATTCAGTCAAAAGGCGCGTTGCCATTAGACAATCTCCCAATGGGTTTCAGTGTTCTCTTGCCAGCCATTGCGGTGCAGTAGGGGCGTGTCAGATGTTTCCGCTGGATATCCAACACAAAGATACGCTGTTAGCTGCCAGCTGTCCGGCACATCAAAAGCCGTTTTTGCCGTTACGGGGTCAAGGATCGACACCCAGCCCACACCAATATTTTCAGCCCGCGCGGCCAGCCACAAAGTATGGATCGCAGTTACCGTCGAATAGGCCAACATTTCCGGCATCGTTTGACGGCCCAAACCTGCGCCCTCTTGCGGATCGTTGTCCGTCCACACCGCCAAATGCACAGGCGCATCGACCATTCCCGAGAGCTTCATCGCGCGGTACTTGGCGGCTTTCTCATTGTCGTAAATCGCGCTGGCCGCCTCGTTGGCGCTTTCGAAGTTCGCGATCATTTTTGCCCGCAAGCCGACGTCTTCAACTTGCAACACACACCAAGGTCGTGCGTTGCCAACAGCGGGGGCAAAATCCATTGCTTTGCGTAGACGCGCCAAAATCTCAGGCGCAATCGGGTCCGACTTGAAATGCCGAACATCGCGTCGCCAGGCCAACACATCCGACAACGCGTCGCGGTGATGTTGGCCCAGTTGCATCAGAACTCGACGCCAATCTGCGCTTTGATCCCACTCCGGAACGGGTGCTTTACCAGTTCCATCTCGGTCACCAAATCTGCGATCTCAATCAGATCTGCGTGCGCATTGCGCCCTGTCAGCACCACATGGGTCATCTCGGGCTTTTCTTCCACGAGGAATTCAACCACCTCTGCAATCGGCACATAGTCATACCGGATCGCGATGTTTATCTCATCCAAAAGCACCATCGAATTCTTTGGGTCGCGGATCAGCTCTTTTGCTTTCTCCCAAGCGGCCATCGCCATCTCGGTGTCGCGGGTTTTGTCTTGGGTTTCCCATGTGAACCCTTCGCCCATCGTGTGGAAGGCACACTCGTCTTTGAACTTGGAAAGGATCAGATCACGCTCGCCCGTGCTCATGCCGCCTTTGATGAACTGGACGACGGCACAGGGCATCCCGTGGGCGATATGGCGAAAGATCATCCCGAACGCGGCAGAAGACTTGCCCTTCCCTTTACCCGTATGAACCATGACGAGACCTTTCTTGTCGGTCTTGGTCGCCATGATCTTATCACGTGCGGCCTTCTTCTTGGCCATTTTCATCGCGTGGCGGTCTGCATCTTCAGTCATCTCAGGGCTCCCAGTTGTGCGGATGTCAGAGTGCGCCAGCACGGCCCTGATGCCAAGCGAAAAGGGCCACCCAACTCGGGCAGCCCTTCCAAAAATCCGACAAAATGGGGAGGTCTATTCCGCCGGAATTGCGTGCCCTGTCGCGGGTTTACCAAAGTGGCGGCGGTTCAGGTGCAAAACCAATAGGATCATTGCGACTTGGAACCCAATCGCCAAGGCCGTTAGCGCCCAATAGGCGATTCCGAATTTGGCGATGATGCCGGCTGCGACCAAGCCTTTGTTGATCCAAAAGTGGGTCATCACGGACAAGGCAACACCGGGGCAAATCAAGGCATATGCACCGGGCGAGTTGTTGTCGCCACGCAGGAAGGCGTCTGCGTATTTTTGACGACGTAGTACCAACACCCCAAGGGCTGTAAACGCGGCTTGGATTGACAGGATGGTTGTCGTCAGAAGCAGGTTCGCCGCCTTGTCTGAATGGCCATCAAACGTCGTGTGCAACCCGTGGTCCTGACGCATCATCATAATGCCGAGAACCGTTAGGATCGGAACAACCATCATCAGTGTTGGCGCGCTTTCCTTGGCGGTGCCGTGGTGCAGCATCGAGTTGAACGCGACAACGGCGGCGATCAATGCATAAAGACCAGCAACCGTACCCACGAATATCGATAGAACGAGTGACACACCCACCGTCAGTGGAACCGTACTCATGGCAGCGGGGGCTGCGAGACCGACAGCAACCATAGCCAATGCGAAAGCAGGTAAAAGCTGTGCGAACGAGTTGTTTGCAGTCACATCGAACACGCCACCTTCGGACAACACACGCCCCAAGAAATCACCGATGCGACGGAACGCAACGACGCCGATGATCGCGAAGGTCACAAGAGCGATTGGAAACAAATACTCAACAACGCCCCACAGACCGGGAACAAAGACGAGCCCAACAATGAATAGCCCGTTCACTGTCATCGCGGTTGCCAACGGCATGGCCAGCAACTGCGTTTCACCGTTTGAGTTCACGAGCTTTTCGTAGGCGGGTGTTTTGGAAAACTTTGCGAGCGTGGCGAAGTTCCAGATTAGGGATTTGAGGTTTAGAAATACCATGCCAGCTATACCGGTCATGGCAATCGCAATTGCAGCCTTCATCGCCAACGTACCGCCAGCGAAAGTTGCCGTAATGTCCTCAAATACGGGGACTGGCGCATTGGGGTGAGGCACCCAGAACATCAGATACATGAAGAACGTGACGGACAGGCCGCCCGCCCCAAGGGATGCGAGAAAATAAAGCGGAGAGTAAGTGTCCGCAGGTCTGGAAAGCGGTGTCATTGGATGAATCCTTTTATACATCTCATCGGTTCAAATGTATCAGATTCGGAAATCGCTACTTTGACATATATCAAAATGTGAATATGTTTTTGAGATCAATCAGGGGTTTCTTTACGCCGCTTGCGCTGCGACGGTGGGGCTTAGATTATTGTAAAGGAACGAATTATGTTTTTCATCGTTTGGGGATCGCGCGGGCGGAATAAAGAAATTGGCGCAGGCGAATTTTATTGCCCAGATTGCGGCGACTACCGCGCTTACAAAAAGATCGCAGTGACGCGTTGGTTTACACTTTACTGGATTCCGCTTTTTCCTATGGGCAAGCCCGTTGGAGAGTACGTTGAATGTGGCGCCTGTAAGTCGACCTTCAATGAGCGCGTTCTTGAAATGGATCCAAAAGCCGCTGCCGAAAAGTTCGAAGCAGCGTTTTCCATCGCCGCCAAACGCGTCATGTTCAAAATGGCCTTGGCCGACGGTGAGATCGATCAATCCGAGATCGACACAATCACGCAAGCTTTCGCCAACATTGCCAAGCGTGAGATTGATCCCGCAGACATTGCAGCTGAACTCGAAGCAGCGAAATCCGATACGCGTCCAGTTGCCGAATATCTACGCGGTGTCGCGGCTGGCATGAACGATACTGGCAAGGAGCTGGTGCTGCGGTCCGCCATCGCGGTGGCAAAAGCTGACGGTCATATCGATGATACCGAAGTTGTCGAAATGCATGAACTCGCCTTCGCACTCGACTTTCCGAAAGCCTATGCGAACGGTATTTTCATGGAAGAAGGCATTCAGCCAATCACCAAACAAAGAGGATAATTGGCGCGAAAGTTGGGAGGCCTCCACACGTATCAGTTGTTGTTTTAGTGTTTGAAATTGCTCATTTTTCCCCCTAACTTTTCTTGCCTCAAATTGACATTCTAAATCCAGAGGGGCCGACCAGCGCCCGGTTAATCAGTTCGATTTTATGTACCTAAGTTCGTGGCACTCACGGAACTAGTTGGTCGTTCCTTCGCCACCCAACTCAGAAATCGTCCCTTCGTTCTTTGGCAAATCATCCGTCGGCGCGGCCCAATGCAGGCGTTCTTCCCAATGGTAATGTTCATTCGGCGTGAACGAACCAGGGTCGTCCAATAGCGCAGCATAAAAGTGAATTTCGTCAGGCCAACGCGCGGACGAATAGGCAACTGGCGCTCCGCAGGTTCCACAAAAATATCGTTTCTGTCCTGGC
This Octadecabacter temperatus DNA region includes the following protein-coding sequences:
- the bluB gene encoding 5,6-dimethylbenzimidazole synthase produces the protein MQLGQHHRDALSDVLAWRRDVRHFKSDPIAPEILARLRKAMDFAPAVGNARPWCVLQVEDVGLRAKMIANFESANEAASAIYDNEKAAKYRAMKLSGMVDAPVHLAVWTDNDPQEGAGLGRQTMPEMLAYSTVTAIHTLWLAARAENIGVGWVSILDPVTAKTAFDVPDSWQLTAYLCVGYPAETSDTPLLHRNGWQENTETHWEIV
- the cobO gene encoding cob(I)yrinic acid a,c-diamide adenosyltransferase; protein product: MTEDADRHAMKMAKKKAARDKIMATKTDKKGLVMVHTGKGKGKSSAAFGMIFRHIAHGMPCAVVQFIKGGMSTGERDLILSKFKDECAFHTMGEGFTWETQDKTRDTEMAMAAWEKAKELIRDPKNSMVLLDEINIAIRYDYVPIAEVVEFLVEEKPEMTHVVLTGRNAHADLIEIADLVTEMELVKHPFRSGIKAQIGVEF
- a CDS encoding TsoY family (seleno)protein, whose product is MTPLSRPADTYSPLYFLASLGAGGLSVTFFMYLMFWVPHPNAPVPVFEDITATFAGGTLAMKAAIAIAMTGIAGMVFLNLKSLIWNFATLAKFSKTPAYEKLVNSNGETQLLAMPLATAMTVNGLFIVGLVFVPGLWGVVEYLFPIALVTFAIIGVVAFRRIGDFLGRVLSEGGVFDVTANNSFAQLLPAFALAMVAVGLAAPAAMSTVPLTVGVSLVLSIFVGTVAGLYALIAAVVAFNSMLHHGTAKESAPTLMMVVPILTVLGIMMMRQDHGLHTTFDGHSDKAANLLLTTTILSIQAAFTALGVLVLRRQKYADAFLRGDNNSPGAYALICPGVALSVMTHFWINKGLVAAGIIAKFGIAYWALTALAIGFQVAMILLVLHLNRRHFGKPATGHAIPAE
- a CDS encoding TerB family tellurite resistance protein, whose amino-acid sequence is MFFIVWGSRGRNKEIGAGEFYCPDCGDYRAYKKIAVTRWFTLYWIPLFPMGKPVGEYVECGACKSTFNERVLEMDPKAAAEKFEAAFSIAAKRVMFKMALADGEIDQSEIDTITQAFANIAKREIDPADIAAELEAAKSDTRPVAEYLRGVAAGMNDTGKELVLRSAIAVAKADGHIDDTEVVEMHELAFALDFPKAYANGIFMEEGIQPITKQRG
- a CDS encoding GFA family protein gives rise to the protein MKSGRCLCGGVHFEYESEELFCGHCHCASCRRQTASPFTTFLGVANGTWRWKGETPKVYESSPGQKRYFCGTCGAPVAYSSARWPDEIHFYAALLDDPGSFTPNEHYHWEERLHWAAPTDDLPKNEGTISELGGEGTTN